A window of Cucurbita pepo subsp. pepo cultivar mu-cu-16 chromosome LG06, ASM280686v2, whole genome shotgun sequence contains these coding sequences:
- the LOC111797072 gene encoding uncharacterized protein LOC111797072 has product MEAQNHATDESVSSGPCVDFQLNFKNNPSNHDTTSANSSNVGLGLELGLGAAHSDQDSYHQAYQNSNPGLGNFSPLQDLSLSLNMRSTGTSPHRINITHVYQNWVRRQQAHSHSPMPFRLQSRTNSFHDDQPEAPKLRKVELFFF; this is encoded by the exons ATGGAGGCTCAAAACCATGCCACTGATGAATCTGTCTCCTCTGGGCCTTGTGTGGATTTTCAGCTCAACTTCAAGAACAACCCAAGTAACCATGATACCACTTCTGCCAATTCCTCTAAT GTGGGCTTGGGATTGGAACTGGGATTGGGAGCAGCTCATTCAGATCAAGATAGCTATCATCAAGCCTATCAAAACAGTAATCCAGGCCTTGGAAACTTCTCTCCTCTCCAGGATTTGTCTCT ATCTCTTAACATGCGTTCCACCGGCACCAGCCCACATCGCATCAACATTACTCACGTTTATCAGAACTGGGTAAGACGGCAGCAGGCTCACTCCCACAGTCCCATGCCTTTCAG GCTGCAGTCCAGGACGAATTCGTTCCATGATGATCAACCCGAAGCACCAAAACTTAGAAAGGtcgaacttttttttttttaa
- the LOC111797073 gene encoding uncharacterized protein LOC111797073, which translates to MSLGKRSRAPMKRTPSMTEITFDLGSSATDQLPPPSLGYSTNTQKMVSPRNYRRHSVDLLQDNANFLRACSLCTRPLVPGRDIYMYRGDRGFCSDECRQKQMKQDERIEKCSLASKKAAAAAAAAVVVVSKSVAVQTQISGKGETVAAS; encoded by the exons atgtctttGGGGAAGAGATCACGTGCTCCGATGAAACGCACGCCGAGCATGACGGAGATCACCTTCGATCTGGGCAGCTCCGCCACCGACCAATTACCGCCGCCGTCGCTTGGTTACTCAACAAACACCCAAAAAATGGTGTCCCCAAGAAATTACAGACGCCACTCAGTTGATCTACTACAAGACAACGCTAATTTCCTCAGAGCTTGTTCTCTTTGCACTCGCCCTCTCGTCCCTGGCCGCGATATTTACATGTACAg GGGAGACAGGGGATTTTGCAGCGACGAATGTAGACAAAAGCAAATGAAACAAGACGAACGAATCGAGAAGTGTAGTTTAGCATCAAAgaaagcagcagcagcagcggcggcggcggtggtggtggtttcTAAATCGGTGGCCGTTCAGACCCAGATCTCCGGCAAGGGAGAAACAGTAGCTGCTTCATAG
- the LOC111797076 gene encoding helicase sen1-like isoform X2 codes for MGSRGKLLFDLNEPPVEDNEDSDGLVFQPQKAQPSSNSHASDLFPASGGPQRILNNHAFSHASSVSGSRDTQSVEREEGEWSDAEGSADINGVSVLHKQLKASQEKGLLSPSRDFSENTTKISDGTIDKSSNHVPSTSDPEPNDRKSNSILNTESNVKLDTSTDSVQEDTGLLPKQREVKGIEASHALKCANNPGKRKIDQHLEAKLGKKRNRQTMFLNLEDVKMAGPIKTSTPRRQAFPPPVTTRIVKEVHIATQVNERVGEKQANKDQKQGDVSSHEGGISSESGESKLDSNGDMSSGLLARPNRPNNDGDVSAEASLPPIPRHGSWKVPTDPRLQRNMQVSNRKPAMSNQSSSDHKQMNKKHLSAKKQNSVSTHQDSSVERLIREVTNEKFWHHPEETELQCVPGRFESVEEYIKVFEPLLFEECRAQLYSTWEELSESFSRDTHVMVRVKNIERRERGWYDVIVLPVNECKWSFKEGDVAVLSCPRPGSVRSKRNSTISEEEDEDPESGGRVAGTVRRHIPLDTRDPPGAILHFYVGDSYDPNRIEEDHILRKFQTKNVWFLTLLGSLATTQREYVALHAFRRLNVQMQSSILQPSPEQFPKYEQQSPAMPECFTQNFVEYLHRTFNGPQLSAIQWAATHTAAGTSSGTVKKQEPWPFTLVQGPPGTGKTHTVWGMLNVIHLVQYQHYYTSLLKKLAPESYKQAHESSSDHITTGSIDEVLQNMDQNLFRTLPTLCPKPRMLVCAPSNAATDELLARVLDRGFIDGEMKVYRPDVARVGVDSQTRAAQAVSVERRTEQLLVKSRDEIFRWMHQLKVRENQLSQQISNLQRELNVAAAAVRSQGSVGVDPDVLVARDQNRDALLQNLAAVIEGRDKILVEMSRLVILESRFRSNSNFNMEDARASLEASFANEAEIVFTTVSSSGRKLFSRLSHGFDMVVIDEAAQASEVAVLPPLSLGAARCVLVGDPQQLPATVISKAAGTLLYSRSLFERFQQAGCPTMLLSVQYRMHPQIRDFPSRYFYQGRLTDSESVANLPDETYYKDPLLRPYTFFDITHGRESHRGGSVSYQNTHEAQFCLRIYEHLQKTVKSSGIGKVSVGIITPYKLQLKCLQREFEEVLISEEGKDLYINTVDAFQGQERDVIIMSCVRASNHGVGFVADIRRMNVALTRARRALWVMGNANALIQSEDWAALINDAKSRNCYMDMESLPKDFLGQKGSTQSTLPGKNSSNIRGLRSVLPRHRTLDIHVESRSGTPSEDDEKSNSAVIPRNGNYRPSKAAVENSPEDFDQSGDKLRDTWHYGMHKRQSSAGTIGKRDI; via the exons ATGGGTTCTCGAGGAAAATTACTATTTGATCTTAATGAACCCCCTGTCGAGGATAATGAAGATAGCGATGGTCTTGTCTTCCAGCCTCAGAAGGCTCAACCATCTTCAAATTCCCATGCTTCAGACTTGTTTCCAGCATCAGGAGGTCCCCAAAGAATATTAAACAACCATGCATTTTCTCATGCATCTTCCGTATCAG GTTCTAGAGACACTCAATCAGTGGAAAGGGAAGAAGGAGAATGGTCTGATGCCGAGGGTTCTGCTGATATAAATGGAGTTAGTGTTTTGCATAAACAGTTAAAAGCTTCACAAGAGAAGGGCCTACTTTCTCCTTCCCGCGATTTTTCTGAGAACACTACCAAAATTTCTGATGGTACCATAGATAAAAGTAGTAATCATGTTCCTTCAACTTCCGATCCAGAGCCAAATGATCGTAAAAGCAACAGTATCCTAAATACAGAAAGCAATGTTAAACTTGATACATCAACAGATAGTGTTCAGGAAGACACTGGGTTGCTTCCGAAACAAAGAGAAGTCAAGGGTATTGAAGCAAGTCATGCTCTAAAATGTGCTAATAACCCGGGAAAGAGGAAAATAGATCAACATCTAGAAGCCAAGCTTGGGAAGAAACGTAATAGGCAGACAATGTTTCTTAATTTAGAAGATGTGAAGATGGCTGGGCCTATCAAGACTTCAACGCCTCGAAGGCAAGCATTTCCACCTCCTGTAACCACTCGCATTGTGAAGGAAGTTCATATTGCAACCCAAGTTAATGAACGTGTTGGGGAAAAGCAGGCTAATAAAGACCAGAAACAAGGTGATGTTTCAAGTCATGAAGGAGGCATTTCCTCAGAATCTGGTGAATCAAAATTGGACAGTAATGGTGATATGAGTTCTGGGTTACTAGCTCGGCCAAACAGGCCAAACAATGATGGAGATGTCTCAGCAGAGGCGTCCTTACCACCAATTCCTAGACATGGCTCATGGAAGGTACCTACAGATCCAAGGTTGCAGAGGAATATGCAGGTATCCAATAGGAAACCAGCTATGTCTAATCAAAGTTCTTCTGACCACAAGCAGATGAATAAGAAGCATCTTTCTGCCAAGAAGCAGAATTCTGTCAGTACTCATCAAGACTCATCAGTTGAACGACTTATACGGGAGGTGACCAATGAAAAATTTTGGCATCACCCAG AGGAAACTGAACTCCAGTGTGTTCCTGGTCGGTTTGAATCTGTGGAAGAATACATCAAAGTGTTCGAACCTTTGTTATTTGAGGAATGCCGGGCTCAACTTTACAGTACGTGGGAGGAATTATCTGAATCATTCTCAAGAGATACACATGTGATGGTTCGTGTCAAGAATATTGAAAGGAGGGAAAGAG GATGGTATGATGTAATAGTTCTTCCTGTAAACGAGTGCAAGTGGTCATTCAAGGAAGGCGATGTGGCAGTTCTTTCATGCCCCAGACCTGGATCAG ttcgatctaagaggaACAGCACTATATCTGAGGAGGAGGATGAAGACCCTGAATCTGGTGGACGTGTGGCTGGAACTGTACGAAGACACATTCCCCTTGACACCCGTGATCCTCCAGGGGCTATCCTTCATTTTTATGTTGGGGACTCGTATGATCCTAATAG GATTGAAGAAGATCATATACTTAGAAAATTTCAGACAAAGAATGTTTGGTTTTTAACATTGCTCGGTTCTCTTGCAACAACCCAACGAGAGTATGTCGCCCTGCATGCATTTCGTCGGCTCAATGTGCAG ATGCAATCTTCAATCCTTCAGCCTAGTCCTGAGCAATTTCCGAAGTATGAGCAACAATCACCTGCTATGCCCGAGTGTTTCACACAAAATTTTGTTGAGTATCTGCATAGGACCTTCAATGGACCCCAGCTATCTGCAATCCAATGGGCAGCAACTCATACGGCTGCTGGTACAAGCAGCGGGACAGTCAAGAAGCAAGAGCCATGGCCTTTTACACTCGTACAAGGTCCTCCTGGAACAGGTAAGACCCATACAGTTTGGGGAATGCTAAATGTTATACATCTGGTTCAGTATCAGCATTACTATACTTCTTTGCTCAAGAAACTAGCACCAGAAAGCTATAAACAAGCTCATGAGAGCAGCTCAGATCATATCACTACTGGATCCATTGATGAGGTACTCCAAAACATGGACCAAAATCTTTTCCGCACTCTTCCCACACTGTGTCCTAAACCTAGAATGTTAGTGTGTGCACCTTCAAATGCTGCAACAGATGAGCTTCTTGCTCGTGTTCTTGATCGGGGGTTTATTGATGGGGAGATGAAGGTATATCGACCTGATGTGGCTCGAGTTGGTGTTGATTCACAAACTCGTGCTGCTCAAGCAGTTTCAGTCGAGCGTAGAACAGAACAACTTTTGGTCAAAAGTCGAGATGAAATCTTTAGATGGATGCACCAGCTAAAGGTTCGTGAAAATCAATTATCTCAACAAATCAGTAATCTTCAGAGAGAACTCAATGTTGCTGCAGCTGCCGTCCGTTCTCAAGGATCTGTTGGTGTTGACCCTGATGTTCTGGTAGCTCGTGACCAAAATAGAGATGCATTGTTGCAAAACCTTGCTGCTGTTATAGAAGGTAGGGATAAAATTCTAGTTGAGATGTCACGCCTTGTTATTTTAGAAAGCAGGTTTCGATCTAACAGCAATTTCAATATGGAGGATGCACGAGCTAGTCTTGAGGCAAGTTTTGCCAACGAGGCTGAGATAGTTTTCACTACAGTATCAAGCAGTGGTCGCAAATTATTTTCTAGACTTTCTCATGGTTTTGACATGGTAGTTATTGATGAGGCAGCCCAAGCCAGTGAGGTAGCTGTTCTTCCACCGCTTTCTCTTGGTGCAGCAAGGTGTGTGCTTGTTGGAGATCCCCAGCAGCTCCCAGCCACAGTTATCAGTAAAGCAGCAGGAACACTGTTGTACAGTAGAAGTCTCTTTGAAAGATTCCAGCAAGCAGGATGTCCCACTATGTTGTTATCAGTGCAGTACAGAATGCATCCTCAAATACGCGATTTCCCTTCAAGGTACTTCTACCAAGGACGCCTTACTGACAGCGAAAGTGTTGCTAATTTACCTGATGAGACATACTACAAGGACCCTTTACTTAGACCTTACACTTTCTTTGATATTACGCATGGACGGGAATCTCATAGAGGGGGATCTGTTTCATATCAAAATACTCATGAAGCACAATTTTGTCTTCGTATTTATGAACATCTTCAAAAGACCGTGAAGTCTTCAGGCATAGGCAAAGTTTCTGTCGGTATAATAACACCATACAAGCTCCAATTGAAGTGCCTCCAACGTGAGTTTGAGGAGGTTCTGATCTCTGAAGAAGGGAAGGATCTGTATATTAATACTGTTGATGCTTTCCAAGGTCAAGAAAGGGACGTGATTATCATGTCTTGTGTGCGTGCCTCCAACCATGGCGTTGGCTTTGTTGCAGATATTCGTCGAATGAATGTAGCACTGACTCGTGCCAGGAGGGCCCTGTGG GTAATGGGTAATGCTAATGCTTTGATTCAGTCTGAAGATTGGGCTGCGCTGATCAATGATGCGAAGTCAAGGAACTGTTACATGGACATGGAATCTCTCCCCAAGGACTTCCTCGGACAGAAGGGGTCTACTCAATCTACTTTGCCTGGGAAGAACTCTTCCAACATTAGGGGTCTGAGATCAGTTCTTCCAAGACATAGGACTCTGGATATACACGTGGAGTCCAGGTCTGGAACACCATCGGAAGATGATGAGAAATCAAACTCTGCGGTAATCCCTAGGAATGGAAATTACCGGCCTTCTAAGGCGGCGGTAGAGAATTCCCCAGAAGACTTTGATCAGTCAGGTGACAAATTGAGAGATACTTGGCATTATGGTATGCACAAAAGACAAAGTTCTGCTGGGACTATTGGGAAGAGAGATATTTAA
- the LOC111797076 gene encoding helicase sen1-like isoform X1, producing the protein MGSRGKLLFDLNEPPVEDNEDSDGLVFQPQKAQPSSNSHASDLFPASGGPQRILNNHAFSHASSVSGFQPFVRSNLGSNPEIGEEQNKLSDQNSKTTSSSKLSNVQTAAPVLVSGSRDTQSVEREEGEWSDAEGSADINGVSVLHKQLKASQEKGLLSPSRDFSENTTKISDGTIDKSSNHVPSTSDPEPNDRKSNSILNTESNVKLDTSTDSVQEDTGLLPKQREVKGIEASHALKCANNPGKRKIDQHLEAKLGKKRNRQTMFLNLEDVKMAGPIKTSTPRRQAFPPPVTTRIVKEVHIATQVNERVGEKQANKDQKQGDVSSHEGGISSESGESKLDSNGDMSSGLLARPNRPNNDGDVSAEASLPPIPRHGSWKVPTDPRLQRNMQVSNRKPAMSNQSSSDHKQMNKKHLSAKKQNSVSTHQDSSVERLIREVTNEKFWHHPEETELQCVPGRFESVEEYIKVFEPLLFEECRAQLYSTWEELSESFSRDTHVMVRVKNIERRERGWYDVIVLPVNECKWSFKEGDVAVLSCPRPGSVRSKRNSTISEEEDEDPESGGRVAGTVRRHIPLDTRDPPGAILHFYVGDSYDPNRIEEDHILRKFQTKNVWFLTLLGSLATTQREYVALHAFRRLNVQMQSSILQPSPEQFPKYEQQSPAMPECFTQNFVEYLHRTFNGPQLSAIQWAATHTAAGTSSGTVKKQEPWPFTLVQGPPGTGKTHTVWGMLNVIHLVQYQHYYTSLLKKLAPESYKQAHESSSDHITTGSIDEVLQNMDQNLFRTLPTLCPKPRMLVCAPSNAATDELLARVLDRGFIDGEMKVYRPDVARVGVDSQTRAAQAVSVERRTEQLLVKSRDEIFRWMHQLKVRENQLSQQISNLQRELNVAAAAVRSQGSVGVDPDVLVARDQNRDALLQNLAAVIEGRDKILVEMSRLVILESRFRSNSNFNMEDARASLEASFANEAEIVFTTVSSSGRKLFSRLSHGFDMVVIDEAAQASEVAVLPPLSLGAARCVLVGDPQQLPATVISKAAGTLLYSRSLFERFQQAGCPTMLLSVQYRMHPQIRDFPSRYFYQGRLTDSESVANLPDETYYKDPLLRPYTFFDITHGRESHRGGSVSYQNTHEAQFCLRIYEHLQKTVKSSGIGKVSVGIITPYKLQLKCLQREFEEVLISEEGKDLYINTVDAFQGQERDVIIMSCVRASNHGVGFVADIRRMNVALTRARRALWVMGNANALIQSEDWAALINDAKSRNCYMDMESLPKDFLGQKGSTQSTLPGKNSSNIRGLRSVLPRHRTLDIHVESRSGTPSEDDEKSNSAVIPRNGNYRPSKAAVENSPEDFDQSGDKLRDTWHYGMHKRQSSAGTIGKRDI; encoded by the exons ATGGGTTCTCGAGGAAAATTACTATTTGATCTTAATGAACCCCCTGTCGAGGATAATGAAGATAGCGATGGTCTTGTCTTCCAGCCTCAGAAGGCTCAACCATCTTCAAATTCCCATGCTTCAGACTTGTTTCCAGCATCAGGAGGTCCCCAAAGAATATTAAACAACCATGCATTTTCTCATGCATCTTCCGTATCAGGTTTTCAGCCTTTTGTTCGGAGTAATCTTGGTTCTAATCCTGAAAttggagaagaacaaaacaaattgtcagatcaaaattcaaagactACATCATCATCTAAGTTAAGTAATGTTCAGACTGCTGCACCTGTGTTGGTTTCAGGTTCTAGAGACACTCAATCAGTGGAAAGGGAAGAAGGAGAATGGTCTGATGCCGAGGGTTCTGCTGATATAAATGGAGTTAGTGTTTTGCATAAACAGTTAAAAGCTTCACAAGAGAAGGGCCTACTTTCTCCTTCCCGCGATTTTTCTGAGAACACTACCAAAATTTCTGATGGTACCATAGATAAAAGTAGTAATCATGTTCCTTCAACTTCCGATCCAGAGCCAAATGATCGTAAAAGCAACAGTATCCTAAATACAGAAAGCAATGTTAAACTTGATACATCAACAGATAGTGTTCAGGAAGACACTGGGTTGCTTCCGAAACAAAGAGAAGTCAAGGGTATTGAAGCAAGTCATGCTCTAAAATGTGCTAATAACCCGGGAAAGAGGAAAATAGATCAACATCTAGAAGCCAAGCTTGGGAAGAAACGTAATAGGCAGACAATGTTTCTTAATTTAGAAGATGTGAAGATGGCTGGGCCTATCAAGACTTCAACGCCTCGAAGGCAAGCATTTCCACCTCCTGTAACCACTCGCATTGTGAAGGAAGTTCATATTGCAACCCAAGTTAATGAACGTGTTGGGGAAAAGCAGGCTAATAAAGACCAGAAACAAGGTGATGTTTCAAGTCATGAAGGAGGCATTTCCTCAGAATCTGGTGAATCAAAATTGGACAGTAATGGTGATATGAGTTCTGGGTTACTAGCTCGGCCAAACAGGCCAAACAATGATGGAGATGTCTCAGCAGAGGCGTCCTTACCACCAATTCCTAGACATGGCTCATGGAAGGTACCTACAGATCCAAGGTTGCAGAGGAATATGCAGGTATCCAATAGGAAACCAGCTATGTCTAATCAAAGTTCTTCTGACCACAAGCAGATGAATAAGAAGCATCTTTCTGCCAAGAAGCAGAATTCTGTCAGTACTCATCAAGACTCATCAGTTGAACGACTTATACGGGAGGTGACCAATGAAAAATTTTGGCATCACCCAG AGGAAACTGAACTCCAGTGTGTTCCTGGTCGGTTTGAATCTGTGGAAGAATACATCAAAGTGTTCGAACCTTTGTTATTTGAGGAATGCCGGGCTCAACTTTACAGTACGTGGGAGGAATTATCTGAATCATTCTCAAGAGATACACATGTGATGGTTCGTGTCAAGAATATTGAAAGGAGGGAAAGAG GATGGTATGATGTAATAGTTCTTCCTGTAAACGAGTGCAAGTGGTCATTCAAGGAAGGCGATGTGGCAGTTCTTTCATGCCCCAGACCTGGATCAG ttcgatctaagaggaACAGCACTATATCTGAGGAGGAGGATGAAGACCCTGAATCTGGTGGACGTGTGGCTGGAACTGTACGAAGACACATTCCCCTTGACACCCGTGATCCTCCAGGGGCTATCCTTCATTTTTATGTTGGGGACTCGTATGATCCTAATAG GATTGAAGAAGATCATATACTTAGAAAATTTCAGACAAAGAATGTTTGGTTTTTAACATTGCTCGGTTCTCTTGCAACAACCCAACGAGAGTATGTCGCCCTGCATGCATTTCGTCGGCTCAATGTGCAG ATGCAATCTTCAATCCTTCAGCCTAGTCCTGAGCAATTTCCGAAGTATGAGCAACAATCACCTGCTATGCCCGAGTGTTTCACACAAAATTTTGTTGAGTATCTGCATAGGACCTTCAATGGACCCCAGCTATCTGCAATCCAATGGGCAGCAACTCATACGGCTGCTGGTACAAGCAGCGGGACAGTCAAGAAGCAAGAGCCATGGCCTTTTACACTCGTACAAGGTCCTCCTGGAACAGGTAAGACCCATACAGTTTGGGGAATGCTAAATGTTATACATCTGGTTCAGTATCAGCATTACTATACTTCTTTGCTCAAGAAACTAGCACCAGAAAGCTATAAACAAGCTCATGAGAGCAGCTCAGATCATATCACTACTGGATCCATTGATGAGGTACTCCAAAACATGGACCAAAATCTTTTCCGCACTCTTCCCACACTGTGTCCTAAACCTAGAATGTTAGTGTGTGCACCTTCAAATGCTGCAACAGATGAGCTTCTTGCTCGTGTTCTTGATCGGGGGTTTATTGATGGGGAGATGAAGGTATATCGACCTGATGTGGCTCGAGTTGGTGTTGATTCACAAACTCGTGCTGCTCAAGCAGTTTCAGTCGAGCGTAGAACAGAACAACTTTTGGTCAAAAGTCGAGATGAAATCTTTAGATGGATGCACCAGCTAAAGGTTCGTGAAAATCAATTATCTCAACAAATCAGTAATCTTCAGAGAGAACTCAATGTTGCTGCAGCTGCCGTCCGTTCTCAAGGATCTGTTGGTGTTGACCCTGATGTTCTGGTAGCTCGTGACCAAAATAGAGATGCATTGTTGCAAAACCTTGCTGCTGTTATAGAAGGTAGGGATAAAATTCTAGTTGAGATGTCACGCCTTGTTATTTTAGAAAGCAGGTTTCGATCTAACAGCAATTTCAATATGGAGGATGCACGAGCTAGTCTTGAGGCAAGTTTTGCCAACGAGGCTGAGATAGTTTTCACTACAGTATCAAGCAGTGGTCGCAAATTATTTTCTAGACTTTCTCATGGTTTTGACATGGTAGTTATTGATGAGGCAGCCCAAGCCAGTGAGGTAGCTGTTCTTCCACCGCTTTCTCTTGGTGCAGCAAGGTGTGTGCTTGTTGGAGATCCCCAGCAGCTCCCAGCCACAGTTATCAGTAAAGCAGCAGGAACACTGTTGTACAGTAGAAGTCTCTTTGAAAGATTCCAGCAAGCAGGATGTCCCACTATGTTGTTATCAGTGCAGTACAGAATGCATCCTCAAATACGCGATTTCCCTTCAAGGTACTTCTACCAAGGACGCCTTACTGACAGCGAAAGTGTTGCTAATTTACCTGATGAGACATACTACAAGGACCCTTTACTTAGACCTTACACTTTCTTTGATATTACGCATGGACGGGAATCTCATAGAGGGGGATCTGTTTCATATCAAAATACTCATGAAGCACAATTTTGTCTTCGTATTTATGAACATCTTCAAAAGACCGTGAAGTCTTCAGGCATAGGCAAAGTTTCTGTCGGTATAATAACACCATACAAGCTCCAATTGAAGTGCCTCCAACGTGAGTTTGAGGAGGTTCTGATCTCTGAAGAAGGGAAGGATCTGTATATTAATACTGTTGATGCTTTCCAAGGTCAAGAAAGGGACGTGATTATCATGTCTTGTGTGCGTGCCTCCAACCATGGCGTTGGCTTTGTTGCAGATATTCGTCGAATGAATGTAGCACTGACTCGTGCCAGGAGGGCCCTGTGG GTAATGGGTAATGCTAATGCTTTGATTCAGTCTGAAGATTGGGCTGCGCTGATCAATGATGCGAAGTCAAGGAACTGTTACATGGACATGGAATCTCTCCCCAAGGACTTCCTCGGACAGAAGGGGTCTACTCAATCTACTTTGCCTGGGAAGAACTCTTCCAACATTAGGGGTCTGAGATCAGTTCTTCCAAGACATAGGACTCTGGATATACACGTGGAGTCCAGGTCTGGAACACCATCGGAAGATGATGAGAAATCAAACTCTGCGGTAATCCCTAGGAATGGAAATTACCGGCCTTCTAAGGCGGCGGTAGAGAATTCCCCAGAAGACTTTGATCAGTCAGGTGACAAATTGAGAGATACTTGGCATTATGGTATGCACAAAAGACAAAGTTCTGCTGGGACTATTGGGAAGAGAGATATTTAA